One Eurosta solidaginis isolate ZX-2024a chromosome 5, ASM4086904v1, whole genome shotgun sequence DNA segment encodes these proteins:
- the LOC137252139 gene encoding uncharacterized protein yields MEDILMDLTTYRVQRQDPTSRLQNKNNALVEKLFNMEIITKMERKRMITTTAQPPRIYGLPKIHKEGTPLRPICSAIGSPSYTLSKYMADILKNVTASSTYNIKNTIEFKERVNNTYIYEDEKLISFDVVSLFPSIPIQLALEIIQEKWNTIKEYTKIPKTLFMEIIKFCIQESRYFKFHDTIYTQLKGMPMGAPTSPIIADIVMEKLLDDTMLKLRHKPRILTKYVDDLFAIIKENEIQNTLDTLNTFDKNIKFSIELENDEELPYLDSIINRRGNQLKLKWYQKPTASGRIINFNSKHPKTMIMNTAKGCIRKMLQTSDEVYHKEVKKEIFTLLRNNDFPKKTIKTLLRKTKNLNRLKTPDKPIIFKSVAYVPQLSERLAKSDCYDKETTKIAHKPTNTLKNIFNKTKSKIPIMEKNNVVYKIPCKGNSDETCNNIYIGTTKSKLKTRISQHKSDFKFCHQVNNQKTALMAHCADSGHTPNFDETKILQQEQHYNKRFTLEMLHIINIPTNTRLNYKSDVDHSAHIYKHLLTKKQYHTPRRTKQTC; encoded by the coding sequence atggaagaTATATTAATGGATCTAACAACATATAGAGTTCAGAGACAGGATCCAACATCACGTTTACAAAACAAGAATAATGCACTAGTAGAAAAACTTTTTAACATGGAAATAATCACAAAGATGGAGAGAAAAAGAATGATAACAACCACCGCACAGCCACCCAGAATCTACGGCCTCCCGAAGATTCATAAGGAAGGAACTCCATTAAGGCCAATATGCTCAGCAATTGGGTCACCTTCTTACACACTGTCCAAATATATGGCAGACATTTTAAAAAACGTAACGGCGAGTTCTACGTACAATATTAAAAACACAATTGAGTTTAAAGAAAGAgtaaacaatacatacatatacgaagATGAAAAGCTTATTTCCTTTGATGTAGTTTCGCTTTTCCCTAGCATCCCGATACAATTGGCACTTGAAATAATACAAGAGAAATGGAATACAATTAAAGAATACACAAAGATACCAAAAACGCTGTTCATGGAAATAATTAAATTCTGCattcaagagagcagatatttcaaattccatgatactatctatacgcaactaaaaggaatgccgatgggtgcacccacatccccaataatagcggatatagttatggaaaaattattagatgatactatgctgaagttgcgacataaaccaagaatacttaccaaatacgtcgacgacctattcgcgataataaaagaaaatgaaatacaaaacacacttgacacactaaacacttttgacaaaaatataaaatttagtataGAACTAGAGAACGACGAGGAATTACCATACCTggactccataataaacagacgaggaaatcaattaaaactaaagtggtatcaaaagcctacagcatcaggacgaattataaactttaattcaaaacatccgaaaacaatgattatgaatacagcaaagggctgtatacggaaaatgttgcagacctcagatgaagtataccacaaagaagttaaaaaagaaattttcacattactaagaaacaatgattttccgaaaaaaaccataaaaactttattaagaaaaaccaaaaatttaaatagactaaaaactcccgataaacccattattttcaagtcggtggcttatgtaccgcagctatcagaacgtttagcaaaatctgactgctatgataaagaaactacaaaaattgcacataaacctacgaacactttaaaaaacatatttaacaaaacaaaatcgaaaataccaataatggaaaaaaataatgtagtttacaagataccatgtaaaggcaatagcgatgaaacgtgcaataatatatatataggtactacaaagtccaaactcaaaacgagaatttcacagcataagtctgattttaaattttgccatcaagttaataatcaaaaaacagcactcatggcccactgtgcagacagcggccacacaccaaactttgatgagactaaaatactgcaacaggaacaacactataacaaacgcttcacactagaaatgttacacattattaatattccgactaacacacgactgaactataagagcgacgtagatcacagcgcacatatctacaaacacctgctcactaaaaaacagtaccatactccacgtcggacaaagcagacgtgttaa
- the LOC137252999 gene encoding uncharacterized protein — MGAPTSPIIADIVMEKLLDDTMLKLRHKPRILTKYVDDLFAIIKENEIQNTLDTLNTFDKNIKFSIELENDEELPYLDSIINRRGNQLKLKWYQKPTASGRIINFNSKHPKTMIMNTAKGCIRKMLQTSDEVYHKEVKKEIFTLLRNNDFPKKTIKTLLRKTKNLNRLKTPDKPIIFKSVAYVPQLSERLAKSDCYDKETTKIAHKPTNTLKNIFNKTKSKIPIMEKNNVVYKIPCKGNSDETCNNIYIGTTKSKLKTRISQHKSDFKFCHQVNNQKTALMAHCADSGHTPNFDETKILQQEQHYNKRFTLEMLHIINIPTNTRLNYKSDVDHSAHIYKHLLTKKQYHTPRRTKQTC; from the coding sequence atgggtgcacccacatccccaataatagcggatatagttatggaaaaattattagatgatactatgctgaagttgcgacataaaccaagaatacttaccaaatacgtcgacgacctattcgcgataataaaagaaaatgaaatacaaaacacacttgacacactaaacacttttgacaaaaatataaaatttagtataGAACTAGAGAACGACGAGGAATTACCATACCTggactccataataaacagacgaggaaatcaattaaaactaaagtggtatcaaaagcctacagcatcaggacgaattataaactttaattcaaaacatccgaaaacaatgattatgaatacagcaaagggctgtatacggaaaatgttgcagacttcagatgaagtataccacaaagaagttaaaaaagaaattttcacattactaagaaacaatgattttccgaaaaaaaccataaaaactttattaagaaaaaccaaaaatttaaatagactaaaaactcccgataaacccattattttcaagtcggtggcttatgtaccgcagctatcagaacgtttagcaaaatctgactgctatgataaagaaactacaaaaattgcacataaacctacgaacactttaaaaaacatatttaacaaaacaaaatcgaaaataccaataatggaaaaaaataatgtagtttacaagataccatgtaaaggcaatagcgatgaaacgtgcaataatatatatataggtactacaaagtccaaactcaaaacgagaatttcacagcataagtctgattttaaattttgccatcaagttaataatcaaaaaacagcactcatggcccactgtgcagacagcggccacacaccaaactttgatgagactaaaatactgcaacaggaacaacactataacaaacgcttcacactagaaatgttacacattattaatattccgactaacacacgactgaactataagagcgacgtagatcacagcgcacatatctacaaacacctgctcactaaaaaacagtaccatactccacgtcggacaaagcagacgtgttaa